From Salinicola endophyticus:
CATCCCAGTCGGCGGCGTGGTGCGGATGTACGCCAGCGGTGGCCCACAGGTTGGGGTGGCACTGGCTCAGCTCGCAGGCACGCTCGGAACCATCGGGGTCGGCGCCGGTCACGACCAGGGCGCGCACGTTAGCCGCCTCGGCCCGGGCCAGGACTGCCGGCAGATCCGACGCGAAGCTCTCGTGGGTGAGGTTGGCGCCGATATCGACCAGTGCCGCGGGGGCGGAGAGACGCAGCGCTTCGGGGAGCGGCGAGTCGGCGGCTGACAGGGCGTCGTGGGGCGTGTCGCTCAAGCGGCACTCCTTGCAGTGGGTGTTTCGAAGCCGCCCATTGTAGAACGCCGGCCCCGCGAGTGCAGCCTGCTATCGGTGCAGCCGTCCCGGCAGGGTACAATGGCCAGCGATCATGCATGCATCACCACCGAGAGGATCAACGTGGCCCTGCTTCGCCTGGAACAACTGCAACTCGCCTATGGGCACCACAGCCTGCTGGATGGCGCCGACCTGGTCATCGAGAAGGGCGAGCGTCTGGCGCTGGTCGGCCGTAACGGCACCGGCAAGTCGACCCTGATGAGGCTGATCGCCGGCGACAACCAGGCCGACGACGGCCATGTCTGGCGCGCCCCCGGGCTCAAGATCGGGGTGCTCGAGCAGGCCCTGCCGGACGCCGATCAGGCGACGATCTTCGAACTCGTGGCCCAGGGGCTGCCGGAGACCGGTGCCCTGCTGACCGAGTATCACCAGCTGGTGGCCCAGGCCGAACCCGACATGCGCCGTCTGGAAACGCTGCAGACCCGGCTCGAGGCACTCGACGGCTGGTCCTTCCATCAGCGCATCGATACCGTGCTGACCCGGCTGGGCCTGCCGGCGGACACCCTGATGAGCGATCTTTCTGGCGGCTGGCGGCGGCGTGTAGCGCTGGCCCGGGCGATGGTCGCCGGCCCCGATCTGCTGCTGCTCGACGAGCCCACCAACCACCTCGACATCGACACCATCGCCTGGCTCGAGACCCAGCTGCTGGCCTTCGAAGGCGCGGTGCTGTTCATTACCCACGACCGCGCCTTCCTGTCGCGGCTGGCAACCGCGATTCTCGAACTGGATCGCGGACGCCTGGGACGCTACCCCGGCGACTACGCCACCTATCAGGCACAGAAGGCGCATGAACTCGAGGTCGAGGCGCGCGAGCGTGCCGAGTTCGACAAGAAGCTGGCCCAGGAAGAAAGCTGGATCCGTCAGGGCATCAAGGCTCGGCGCACGCGTAACGAAGGGCGCGTGCGTGCGCTCGAGAAGATGCGCGACGAGCGCGCCCAGCGGCGCGAGCGCACCGGCAAGGCGTCGTTCCAGGTCGACAGCGGCGAGCGCAGCGGCAAGCGCGTGGTCGAGCTGAAGGGCGTCACCCACGGCTACGCCGAGGCGCGCGGGGGTGACGGCATTGTCATTCGAGATCTGTCGCTGGAGATCCAGCGCGGCGATCGCATCGGCCTGATCGGACGCAACGGGGCTGGCAAGACCACTCTGCTCAAGATCCTGCTCGGCGAGCTGACCCCGAGCGCCGGCGAGGTGCGGCTGGGGACCAACCTGAGCGTGGCCTACTTCGATCAGCTGCGCGCGGGGCTCGAGCTCGACAAGAGCGTCTACGACAACGTCGCCCAGGGCAGCGACAAGGTCAGCGTTGGCGGCAAGGACAAGCACGTCATCAGCTATCTGCAGGACTTCCTGTTCACCCCGGAGCGGGCGCGCCAGCCGGTGCGCGCACTCTCGGGCGGGGAGTCCAATCGCCTGCTGCTGGCCAAGCTGTTCACCCAGCCGGCCAATGTGCTGGTGCTCGATGAGCCCACCAACGATCTTGATGTCGAGACGCTGGAGCTGCTCGAGGAGCTGCTCCTGGACTTCGAAGGCACGCTGCTGCTGGTCTCCCACGACCGCGCCTTCATGGACAACGTGGTCACCGGCGTGCTCGCGTTCGAAGGCGATGGGGTGGTGCGTGAATACGTTGGCGGCTATAGCGACTGGGTGCGCCAGGGTGGCAAGCTGCCACCGGCGCCCTGGGAGCAGCCGGCGGCCCCGGTGGACGCCGAGGCTGGCAAGACGAGAGACAGCGCGCGGGGCGGCAGTCAGCCGGCGGCCCCCGCAGCGGCGGACAAGCGCCGCCAGAAACTCTCCTACAAGCTGCAGCGCGAACTGGATGCGCTACCGGCGACGATCGAAGCGCTGGAAGCCCGCGTGGCCGAGTTCGAGACGCGCATGAGCGACCCCACCTTCTATCAGCAGGAGAGTGGCCAGGTCACCGCCACGCTGGAGGCGCTGGCACAGACTCAGGCGGAGCTGGACGCGTCGATGGAGCGTTGGATGGAGCTGGAGGCCATGTCGGAAGGAGAAGGCTGAGCTCTTGATGGTCGAGAGGCCCATCGCGCGGCGTGGCGCGATGGGCCGGGTGGCGGTTACTCGGCGCTTTCGCCATCCTTGCCCACGCGCACCGCGAGCACATCGCACTCGGCGCCGTGGAGCACACCGGTGGAGGTGGAGCCCAGCAGTAGCGCGAAGCCGTGACGGCCGTGGGAGCCGACCACGATCAGATCGACGTCGTGATCCTTGGCAAAGCGCTGGATTTCGGTATCGGGCATGCCGACCACGATGTGCTGATCCTCGCGCGGAATATCGTAGGGATCGGCGATATCGCCCAGACGCTGGGTGGCGTGCTCGTCCAGCTGGTCCTGGATGCTGGTGAGATCCATCGGAATGTCACCGCCGTAGGCAAAGCCGAGCGGTTCCAGCGTGTGCATGATCGAGAGCTTGGCCTGATTGCGGCGGGCAATCGGGATCGCGCGCTCGAGCACCTTGTGCGAATCCTTGGTGAGGTCTACAGCGACCAGCACGTGGTGATATTCGTTGCTCATGGGTGAACCCCCCATCCGGCGAATGACAATACCCACTCTAAGCTGGGTCCATTGGGCATACAACGGCGGCGACGCGCGCAGGCCGCGGCGTGCTGCCGCAGCCGATCATCGTTCATGCCGGCGTTGGGCGCAACGCTTTGTAAACAGACACGAAAACACGACGTCCGTGATGAGACGCGTGGTCAGGGAGA
This genomic window contains:
- a CDS encoding universal stress protein, which gives rise to MSNEYHHVLVAVDLTKDSHKVLERAIPIARRNQAKLSIMHTLEPLGFAYGGDIPMDLTSIQDQLDEHATQRLGDIADPYDIPREDQHIVVGMPDTEIQRFAKDHDVDLIVVGSHGRHGFALLLGSTSTGVLHGAECDVLAVRVGKDGESAE
- a CDS encoding ATP-binding cassette domain-containing protein → MALLRLEQLQLAYGHHSLLDGADLVIEKGERLALVGRNGTGKSTLMRLIAGDNQADDGHVWRAPGLKIGVLEQALPDADQATIFELVAQGLPETGALLTEYHQLVAQAEPDMRRLETLQTRLEALDGWSFHQRIDTVLTRLGLPADTLMSDLSGGWRRRVALARAMVAGPDLLLLDEPTNHLDIDTIAWLETQLLAFEGAVLFITHDRAFLSRLATAILELDRGRLGRYPGDYATYQAQKAHELEVEARERAEFDKKLAQEESWIRQGIKARRTRNEGRVRALEKMRDERAQRRERTGKASFQVDSGERSGKRVVELKGVTHGYAEARGGDGIVIRDLSLEIQRGDRIGLIGRNGAGKTTLLKILLGELTPSAGEVRLGTNLSVAYFDQLRAGLELDKSVYDNVAQGSDKVSVGGKDKHVISYLQDFLFTPERARQPVRALSGGESNRLLLAKLFTQPANVLVLDEPTNDLDVETLELLEELLLDFEGTLLLVSHDRAFMDNVVTGVLAFEGDGVVREYVGGYSDWVRQGGKLPPAPWEQPAAPVDAEAGKTRDSARGGSQPAAPAAADKRRQKLSYKLQRELDALPATIEALEARVAEFETRMSDPTFYQQESGQVTATLEALAQTQAELDASMERWMELEAMSEGEG